A stretch of the Archangium violaceum genome encodes the following:
- a CDS encoding alpha/beta fold hydrolase: MREAILPAAPRLVPEPEEIQPGYELSCEQRMVRGAPVRLFTFPGGARDESRTVLCLPGLGASGRSFAPMRPLADQHRFLLWTPTLHTPLTHTPLQWNMASLEHPDARLPERFALVGSSFGSLLSILFVLTHPERVKALVLVSPVASVQRVRRWALALSTLVRIPKPFAYIFAPTVARVLGGRHLPPEGRAEIVREARRLSPLELLRRLQDILAVDYLDDLERLRVPTLIIHGARDMLVPLSYARDVAARIPGSRLEVIREASHLPYMSHTDSFNAFVGDFLARHGS; the protein is encoded by the coding sequence ATGCGTGAAGCCATCCTTCCCGCCGCGCCGCGGCTCGTCCCCGAGCCGGAGGAAATCCAACCAGGGTATGAGCTGTCGTGTGAGCAGCGGATGGTGCGCGGCGCCCCGGTGCGACTCTTCACCTTCCCGGGGGGCGCCCGGGACGAGTCGCGCACCGTGCTGTGTCTGCCTGGGCTGGGAGCCTCCGGCCGCTCGTTCGCGCCCATGCGCCCCCTGGCGGACCAGCACCGGTTCCTTCTATGGACCCCGACGCTGCATACGCCCCTGACGCATACGCCGTTGCAGTGGAACATGGCGTCGCTGGAGCACCCGGACGCGCGGCTCCCCGAGCGTTTCGCCCTGGTGGGCTCGTCCTTCGGCAGCCTCCTCTCCATCCTCTTCGTGCTCACGCACCCCGAGCGGGTGAAGGCCCTGGTGCTCGTCTCGCCGGTGGCCAGCGTGCAACGGGTCCGGCGCTGGGCCCTCGCCCTGTCCACGCTGGTGCGCATACCCAAACCCTTCGCATACATCTTCGCCCCCACCGTGGCGAGGGTGCTGGGTGGACGCCACCTGCCTCCCGAGGGCCGGGCCGAAATCGTGCGCGAGGCGCGCCGGCTCTCACCGCTGGAATTGCTGCGGCGGCTGCAGGACATCCTGGCCGTGGACTACCTGGATGACCTCGAGCGCCTGCGCGTGCCCACCCTCATCATCCACGGCGCCAGGGATATGCTGGTGCCCCTCTCGTATGCGCGGGACGTGGCCGCGCGCATCCCCGGCTCGCGCCTGGAGGTCATCCGCGAGGCCAGCCACCTGCCCTACATGAGCCACACCGACTCCTTCAATGCCTTCGTCGGCGACTTCCTCGCCCGACACGGCTCGTAG
- a CDS encoding lysophospholipid acyltransferase family protein → MDATQNPLRRAVFRFAETGAALSALYHRARLLGAEHLPARGPVLLVGNHGLWGYETPAFFHLIHQATGRYPLGLAERGFFRIPLVRTVLPWLGGVEGTREKALASLREGHLVVCYPGGAWETFKKPRHHYTLRWEGTLGFARLAAQARVPIVPFAGFGVDDTFLCPNDERWCVPLAPGEKYRVPLGIGLGPLPLPVKMTFVIGPALTPPPSDAPESRLKHFRDRIATTVSHLLVRACHA, encoded by the coding sequence GTGGACGCGACCCAGAACCCCTTACGCCGCGCGGTCTTCCGGTTCGCCGAGACGGGCGCGGCCCTCTCCGCGCTCTACCACCGGGCCCGCCTGCTCGGAGCCGAGCACCTGCCTGCCCGGGGCCCGGTGCTGCTCGTGGGCAACCATGGCCTCTGGGGCTATGAAACACCCGCCTTCTTTCATTTGATACATCAAGCTACAGGCCGCTACCCGTTGGGACTGGCCGAGCGGGGGTTCTTCAGAATCCCCCTGGTGAGAACCGTTTTGCCCTGGTTGGGAGGTGTCGAGGGCACCCGGGAGAAGGCGTTGGCCTCACTGAGGGAAGGACACCTCGTCGTCTGCTACCCGGGCGGGGCCTGGGAGACATTCAAGAAGCCCCGGCACCACTACACGCTGCGGTGGGAGGGGACGCTTGGTTTCGCGCGGCTCGCCGCCCAGGCGCGGGTGCCCATCGTGCCCTTCGCTGGCTTTGGCGTGGATGACACCTTCCTCTGTCCGAATGACGAACGGTGGTGTGTGCCACTCGCACCCGGAGAGAAATACCGGGTGCCGCTGGGCATTGGCCTGGGCCCGCTGCCCCTGCCCGTGAAGATGACGTTCGTCATCGGACCGGCGCTCACCCCGCCGCCCTCGGATGCACCCGAGTCCCGGCTGAAACACTTCCGAGACCGCATCGCCACCACCGTGAGCCACCTTCTCGTCCGAGCCTGTCATGCGTGA
- a CDS encoding type II secretion system protein GspG, producing the protein MTQRRSPHPMVIFLAVAFVALVLAVWLGLRGKRDPGAVQAHADFERILSALEAYRAEHGSLPEEGDLSFLVPKFLPAEPTDFWGHPYVYSSDGQRPFIQSLGEDGRRGGNGSNQDHTIHDGHSVLGSR; encoded by the coding sequence GTGACGCAGCGCCGCTCCCCCCATCCGATGGTCATCTTCCTGGCGGTCGCCTTCGTGGCGCTCGTCCTCGCCGTGTGGCTCGGCCTGCGCGGCAAGCGCGACCCCGGCGCCGTCCAGGCCCACGCTGATTTCGAGCGCATCCTCTCGGCCCTCGAGGCCTACCGCGCCGAGCATGGCTCCCTCCCCGAGGAGGGTGACCTCTCCTTCCTCGTGCCCAAGTTCCTCCCCGCCGAGCCGACCGACTTCTGGGGTCATCCCTATGTCTATTCGAGCGATGGGCAACGGCCCTTCATCCAGTCGCTCGGAGAGGATGGGCGGCGCGGCGGTAATGGGTCCAACCAGGACCACACCATCCATGACGGGCACTCGGTGCTCGGGTCGCGGTAG
- a CDS encoding tryptophan 2,3-dioxygenase, with protein MNKRELEPGIFTDLAGRTTYGDYLQLDRLLSAQVPRSQPPHHDELLFIIQHQTSELWMKLLVHELTAVIRYIQSDNLEPSFKIFSRVGHIQRMLFEQWSVLETLTPNEYLEFRGALGQASGFQSYQYRALEFLLGHKDEHALGPFKHMSGVRLELERFLESPSVYDEFLRHLARKGHAVPADRVERDWRQPYEKSAGVMEVFRGIYENIEKHWDAYEMCEKLVDVEERFQLWRYRHMMTVMRVIGFKQGTGGSSGVGFLRKALDLRFFPELWDVRTELAPPAGR; from the coding sequence ATGAACAAGCGCGAGCTGGAACCCGGAATCTTCACCGACCTGGCCGGACGGACCACGTACGGCGACTACCTGCAGCTGGACCGGTTGTTGTCCGCGCAGGTGCCCCGCTCGCAACCGCCGCATCATGATGAGCTGCTGTTCATCATCCAACATCAGACGAGCGAGCTGTGGATGAAGCTGCTCGTGCATGAGCTGACGGCGGTCATCCGTTACATCCAGTCCGACAACCTGGAGCCCTCGTTCAAGATCTTCTCCCGCGTGGGGCACATCCAGCGGATGCTTTTCGAGCAGTGGAGCGTGCTGGAGACGCTCACCCCCAACGAGTACCTCGAGTTCCGGGGCGCGCTGGGGCAGGCCTCGGGCTTCCAGAGCTATCAATACCGCGCGCTGGAATTCCTGCTCGGCCACAAGGACGAGCACGCGCTCGGGCCCTTCAAGCACATGTCCGGAGTGCGCCTGGAGCTGGAGCGCTTCCTGGAGTCGCCCAGTGTATATGACGAGTTCTTGCGGCACCTGGCGCGCAAGGGGCACGCGGTGCCGGCGGACCGCGTCGAGCGCGACTGGCGTCAGCCCTATGAGAAGAGCGCCGGCGTGATGGAGGTATTCCGCGGCATCTACGAGAACATCGAGAAGCACTGGGATGCCTACGAGATGTGCGAGAAGCTGGTGGACGTGGAGGAGCGTTTCCAGCTCTGGCGCTACCGGCACATGATGACGGTGATGCGCGTCATCGGCTTCAAGCAGGGCACGGGGGGCTCCTCGGGCGTGGGCTTCCTGCGCAAGGCGTTGGACCTGCGCTTCTTCCCCGAGCTCTGGGATGTGCGCACCGAGCTCGCTCCCCCGGCCGGCAGGTAG
- a CDS encoding response regulator, with protein sequence MPPAERAESGKRSAVRADSPLFGELLLKLGIVTPNQIEEALALQALNGQRLGEALISLGYVTREQIQDALGEALGLHNPPPQGLTPIQPPLGELLVGLKYLTVAQLDEALALQRRTGRKLGEILVENGYCTYKQLYEGLGLQGRVGRQEPPARLEPHEGGHHRVMVVDDSPLACAFVQDGLVSLGYEVVCFQDPYEALEQVNKVQPAIVLSDLDMPGIDGMELCHRIKDGPSRALPVIILTANDNDTERVRGLRAGADDYVNKSASMDELAARIESVMRRTGETERMRKLFARYTSDAVVEEILKNPDSVVLTGENREVTILFADIRNFTGLADSLPPEQTVGVLNQVLGGLSDAVLTCGGTLDKFLGDGLMAVYGAPVSRADDPLRALQSAKMMMAFMVELRERAEAEWATTRQGRPLTLELGIGINSGVVVAGNIGGAMRAEYTCIGDAVNVAARLCALAGPGEILVGERTVALLAGQDSGFEELPPVRLKGKPHPVPLFRALW encoded by the coding sequence GTGCCGCCGGCCGAGCGCGCCGAGAGTGGCAAACGCTCCGCGGTTCGCGCGGACAGCCCGCTCTTCGGCGAGCTCCTTCTCAAGCTCGGCATCGTCACGCCCAATCAAATCGAGGAGGCCCTCGCCCTCCAGGCCCTCAACGGCCAGCGGCTCGGCGAGGCCCTCATCTCGCTCGGCTACGTCACCCGCGAGCAGATTCAAGACGCCCTCGGCGAGGCGCTCGGCCTGCACAACCCGCCTCCCCAGGGCCTCACCCCCATCCAGCCCCCGCTCGGGGAGCTGCTCGTGGGCCTCAAGTACCTCACCGTCGCGCAGCTCGACGAGGCGCTCGCCCTCCAGCGCCGCACCGGCCGCAAGCTGGGCGAAATCCTCGTCGAGAATGGGTACTGCACCTATAAGCAGCTCTACGAGGGCCTCGGTCTCCAGGGCCGCGTCGGCCGCCAGGAGCCCCCCGCCCGCCTCGAGCCCCACGAGGGTGGCCACCACCGCGTCATGGTGGTGGATGACAGTCCGCTCGCCTGTGCCTTCGTCCAGGACGGGCTCGTGTCGCTCGGCTACGAGGTCGTCTGCTTCCAGGACCCCTACGAGGCCCTCGAGCAGGTCAACAAGGTGCAGCCGGCCATCGTCCTGAGCGACCTGGACATGCCCGGCATCGACGGCATGGAGCTGTGCCACCGCATCAAGGACGGCCCCAGCCGCGCCCTGCCCGTCATCATCCTCACCGCCAACGACAACGACACCGAGCGCGTGAGGGGTCTGCGCGCGGGCGCCGACGACTACGTCAACAAGTCCGCCTCCATGGACGAGCTCGCCGCGCGTATCGAGAGCGTCATGCGCCGCACCGGCGAGACGGAGCGGATGCGCAAGCTCTTCGCCCGCTATACCTCCGACGCCGTCGTGGAGGAGATCCTCAAGAACCCCGACTCGGTGGTCCTCACCGGCGAGAATCGCGAGGTCACCATCCTCTTCGCCGACATCCGCAACTTCACCGGGCTCGCCGACAGCCTCCCGCCCGAGCAGACCGTCGGGGTCCTCAACCAGGTGCTCGGCGGACTGTCGGACGCGGTGCTCACCTGCGGCGGCACCCTGGACAAGTTCCTCGGCGATGGGCTCATGGCCGTCTACGGCGCGCCCGTGTCCCGCGCGGATGATCCGCTGCGCGCGCTCCAGTCCGCGAAGATGATGATGGCCTTCATGGTCGAGCTGCGCGAGCGCGCCGAGGCCGAGTGGGCCACCACGCGTCAGGGCCGCCCCCTCACGCTCGAGCTGGGCATCGGCATCAACTCGGGCGTGGTGGTGGCCGGCAACATCGGCGGCGCCATGCGCGCCGAGTACACCTGCATCGGCGACGCGGTGAACGTGGCCGCCCGCCTGTGCGCCCTCGCCGGGCCGGGAGAAATCCTGGTGGGCGAGCGCACCGTCGCCCTGCTGGCCGGTCAGGACTCGGGTTTCGAGGAGCTGCCCCCCGTCCGCCTCAAGGGCAAGCCACATCCCGTGCCGCTCTTCCGCGCCCTGTGGTAG
- a CDS encoding cell wall protein, giving the protein MSVDKAFREMVRNEIEAQLKPLRDLVSRLEAGTSDLDRLRNVAEQLAPLASAVGPLFGVAGGGGGGGGGRAATTGRRGPGRPARSAAAAPAPAATGGKKRGRKPAAEGGARDCAIIGCGKPSRTKGYCAAHYQKLRMLEKTNRRPSNWVDYADPNSVEDIKLPRGRAAAKALAEAKNAG; this is encoded by the coding sequence ATGTCGGTCGACAAGGCATTCCGGGAGATGGTTCGTAACGAGATCGAGGCGCAGCTCAAGCCGCTGCGCGACCTTGTGTCGCGTCTGGAGGCGGGCACGTCGGATCTCGACAGGCTGCGCAACGTGGCCGAGCAGCTGGCGCCCCTGGCCAGCGCGGTGGGTCCCCTGTTCGGCGTTGCTGGTGGCGGTGGCGGTGGCGGCGGTGGTCGCGCCGCGACGACGGGCCGTCGTGGCCCGGGCCGTCCCGCCCGGAGCGCGGCGGCGGCTCCCGCTCCCGCGGCGACGGGTGGCAAGAAGCGCGGCCGCAAGCCGGCCGCCGAGGGTGGGGCGCGTGATTGCGCCATCATCGGCTGCGGCAAGCCCAGCCGCACCAAGGGTTACTGCGCCGCGCACTACCAGAAGCTGCGCATGCTCGAGAAGACCAACCGCCGCCCGTCGAACTGGGTGGACTACGCCGACCCGAACAGCGTGGAGGACATCAAGCTCCCGCGCGGTCGCGCCGCCGCCAAGGCCCTGGCCGAGGCGAAGAACGCGGGGTAG
- a CDS encoding GAF domain-containing sensor histidine kinase encodes MQMPGNNFVAAVERMSRALEQLAAAPSAKAMLQEVVRCAAASLGMERAAVAWFDVEGSLLAQVTPGLSPEAVVSCGRHLLQGAELASAPWHFELGAAGVDPKLAGMMDAMGAASLLALPVLGASGGCVGILLGPSPEPRAFSCEETRRFNLYARLAGLAIERGRWVESARTSALQARAEAEQAELLRLTSVQAVTEAFGRALTREDVGRAVLELGVPAVGALGGTVHQESADGRSVELVAAVGTTQEELAPWKSLPREMPGMPGYDAAERGSPVWLESPEEARTRYPTFVPSMERQLAKAFAFLPLRVEQRNLGLLVFGFAQARHFTELERTLMLGLARQCAQALERARLYETERTARLQAEAAGQRLQLLADAGVLLSSSLEWESTVVGVARLAVDAYSDWCAVDFLDEHGALRRLTVQHARPERALLHGTIEFFSPERSRPSAITDVVRTGRSQLVTGLRPPGAREAEAGSGRQPEGGSFILVPLVARQRTLGAMSFVRGPERPPFTEADRSLAEDLAARAGLAIDNARLLRKARAAEAESRHHAARLRILVDVDRMLAEAGLDLPAVLDVIARKVSEVIGDGCVLQLMAEDGDFLEPVTIHHPDPEARWLLAGTVHARRQKRGEGLHGSTVSSGRAVLLPDIDVEEARASGGLPEYLPYLDRYGPQSLLVVPLAVKGRVFGTLGVVRDVAGGRPYAEDDQLLLQSLAERAALAIEDARLYGAATEAVRLRDDFLSVAGHELKTPLSALRLQIQMLARVTRDVATTPGLAQRVEKAERTSERLGALIDELLDAGRITAGRLTLQREEMDLASLTRDTVGRMSEALARAGSEVKLVADAAVMGRWDRVRLEQVVGNLLSNAAKYGRGQPVEVCVEKGHDGRARLVVKDHGIGIAPEDQCRIFERFERAVNGRQFHGLGLGLWISREIVESHGGHIQVWSAPGEGSTFTVELPRE; translated from the coding sequence ATGCAGATGCCCGGAAACAACTTTGTCGCCGCGGTGGAGCGCATGTCGCGCGCGCTGGAGCAGTTGGCTGCGGCTCCATCCGCGAAGGCCATGCTGCAAGAGGTGGTGCGCTGCGCCGCGGCTTCCCTGGGGATGGAGCGCGCGGCCGTCGCCTGGTTCGACGTGGAGGGCTCCCTGCTGGCCCAGGTCACGCCCGGGTTGTCGCCCGAGGCCGTGGTCTCGTGTGGGCGTCACCTGTTGCAGGGCGCGGAGCTGGCGTCCGCGCCCTGGCACTTCGAGCTGGGGGCCGCGGGAGTGGATCCGAAGCTGGCCGGGATGATGGACGCGATGGGGGCGGCGTCGCTGCTGGCGCTGCCGGTGCTCGGCGCGAGCGGCGGGTGTGTGGGCATCCTGTTGGGGCCCTCGCCCGAGCCGCGCGCCTTCTCGTGTGAGGAGACGCGGCGCTTCAATCTGTATGCGCGGCTGGCCGGACTGGCCATCGAGCGCGGCCGGTGGGTGGAGTCCGCGCGCACCTCCGCGCTGCAGGCCCGGGCCGAGGCCGAACAGGCCGAGCTGCTGCGCCTCACCAGCGTCCAGGCGGTGACGGAGGCCTTCGGGCGCGCCCTCACCCGCGAGGACGTGGGGCGGGCGGTGTTGGAATTGGGTGTGCCCGCGGTGGGCGCGTTGGGCGGGACGGTGCACCAGGAGTCGGCGGATGGGCGCTCGGTGGAGTTGGTGGCGGCGGTGGGCACCACCCAGGAGGAGCTGGCCCCGTGGAAGTCGTTGCCCCGGGAGATGCCCGGGATGCCCGGCTACGACGCGGCGGAGCGCGGCTCGCCCGTGTGGTTGGAATCCCCGGAGGAAGCACGGACGCGCTACCCCACCTTCGTGCCCTCCATGGAGCGCCAGCTCGCCAAGGCCTTCGCCTTCCTCCCCCTGCGGGTGGAGCAGCGCAACCTGGGGTTGCTCGTGTTTGGTTTCGCGCAGGCGCGGCACTTCACCGAGCTGGAGCGCACCCTCATGCTGGGGCTGGCCCGCCAGTGCGCGCAGGCCCTGGAGCGCGCTCGACTGTACGAGACGGAGCGCACGGCCCGGCTCCAGGCGGAGGCCGCCGGGCAGCGGTTGCAATTGCTGGCGGACGCGGGCGTGCTGTTGTCCAGCTCGCTGGAGTGGGAGTCCACGGTGGTCGGGGTGGCGCGGCTCGCGGTGGACGCCTACTCCGACTGGTGCGCGGTGGACTTCCTCGACGAGCATGGCGCCTTGCGGCGGCTCACCGTCCAGCACGCGCGCCCCGAGCGGGCGCTGCTCCATGGCACCATCGAGTTCTTCTCCCCGGAGCGCTCGCGGCCCTCGGCCATCACGGACGTGGTGCGCACCGGGCGCTCGCAGCTCGTCACCGGGCTGAGGCCTCCCGGTGCTCGCGAGGCGGAGGCGGGGAGCGGGCGGCAGCCGGAGGGGGGCTCGTTCATCCTCGTGCCCCTGGTGGCGCGCCAGCGCACCCTGGGCGCCATGTCCTTCGTGCGAGGGCCGGAGAGGCCGCCCTTCACGGAGGCGGACCGCTCGCTCGCGGAGGACCTGGCCGCGCGCGCGGGGCTGGCCATCGACAACGCGCGCCTGTTGCGCAAGGCCCGCGCCGCCGAGGCCGAGTCCCGCCACCACGCCGCGCGCCTGCGCATCCTCGTGGACGTGGACCGGATGCTGGCCGAGGCGGGGCTGGACCTGCCCGCGGTGTTGGATGTGATTGCCCGCAAGGTGTCCGAGGTCATCGGCGACGGGTGCGTGCTTCAGCTCATGGCGGAGGACGGCGACTTCCTGGAGCCCGTCACCATCCACCACCCGGACCCGGAGGCGCGCTGGCTTCTCGCGGGCACGGTGCACGCGCGGCGGCAGAAGCGGGGCGAGGGGTTGCATGGGAGCACCGTCTCCAGCGGGCGCGCGGTGTTGTTGCCGGACATCGACGTGGAGGAGGCGCGCGCGTCCGGCGGGCTCCCGGAGTACCTGCCCTACCTGGACCGCTATGGCCCGCAGAGCCTGTTGGTGGTGCCGCTCGCGGTGAAGGGGCGGGTGTTCGGCACCCTGGGCGTGGTGCGGGACGTGGCCGGCGGACGGCCCTACGCCGAGGATGATCAGCTGCTCCTGCAGAGTCTGGCCGAGCGCGCGGCACTGGCCATCGAGGACGCGCGGCTGTACGGCGCCGCCACCGAGGCGGTGCGCCTGCGCGATGACTTCCTCTCCGTGGCGGGGCACGAGCTGAAGACGCCGCTGAGCGCGCTGCGGCTGCAGATTCAAATGCTGGCGCGCGTGACGCGGGACGTGGCCACCACGCCCGGGCTGGCCCAGCGCGTGGAGAAGGCCGAGCGCACCAGCGAGCGGCTCGGGGCCCTCATCGACGAGCTGCTGGACGCGGGCCGCATCACCGCCGGACGGTTGACGCTTCAGCGCGAGGAGATGGACCTGGCCTCGCTCACGCGCGACACCGTGGGGCGCATGTCCGAGGCCCTGGCCCGCGCGGGTAGCGAGGTGAAGCTGGTGGCGGACGCCGCGGTGATGGGGCGGTGGGATCGGGTACGGCTCGAGCAGGTGGTGGGCAACCTGCTGTCCAACGCGGCCAAGTACGGGCGCGGTCAGCCCGTGGAGGTGTGCGTGGAGAAGGGACACGACGGCCGCGCGCGGCTCGTGGTGAAGGACCACGGGATTGGCATCGCCCCCGAGGACCAGTGCCGCATCTTCGAGCGTTTCGAGCGCGCCGTGAATGGCAGGCAGTTCCACGGGCTCGGATTGGGGCTGTGGATTTCGCGGGAGATCGTCGAGTCCCACGGCGGCCACATCCAGGTGTGGAGCGCCCCCGGCGAGGGCTCCACCTTCACCGTGGAGCTGCCCCGGGAGTAG
- a CDS encoding Uma2 family endonuclease, with translation MNAMMSPATVSHLEPLAPRRMGLPMAARPVTPRSATLHAYATSQLGAELIGTYGAGRGVPGSWLLLSGLEIHLGQSVLSPDLLGWRRERIPRLPRGSSGIVLPPDWVCEVLAHPDERAHLLPLYAREGIRHVWLVDPEVRTLEVLELDGRRYSLVALHSGSSTVRAEPFGALELPLRLLWAE, from the coding sequence ATGAACGCCATGATGAGCCCCGCCACCGTCTCCCACCTCGAGCCCCTGGCCCCGCGCCGGATGGGGCTCCCGATGGCCGCGCGTCCCGTCACCCCGCGCTCCGCCACGCTCCACGCCTATGCCACCTCCCAGCTCGGCGCCGAGCTCATCGGCACCTATGGGGCGGGCCGTGGCGTCCCCGGCTCCTGGCTCCTCTTGTCCGGCCTCGAAATCCACCTCGGCCAGAGCGTCCTCTCGCCGGATCTGCTCGGCTGGCGGCGCGAGCGCATTCCCCGCCTGCCCCGGGGCTCCTCCGGCATCGTCCTGCCCCCGGACTGGGTCTGCGAGGTGCTCGCCCACCCCGACGAGCGCGCCCACCTGCTGCCCCTCTACGCCCGGGAGGGCATCCGCCACGTCTGGCTGGTGGACCCCGAGGTGCGCACCCTGGAGGTGCTCGAGCTCGACGGCCGCCGCTACTCGCTCGTGGCGCTCCATTCGGGCTCCAGTACCGTCCGTGCCGAACCTTTTGGTGCATTGGAGCTCCCGTTGCGCCTCCTGTGGGCGGAATGA
- a CDS encoding PadR family transcriptional regulator, translating to MDTPISARTAILMSLMGGRGFGLEIIERVRERTHGKISLNEGSVYPALKALEREGLLRSFDGEPMPERGGRPRRYYELTGEGRRVAREQRTALLNLLQPAEAV from the coding sequence ATGGACACTCCGATATCCGCGCGGACCGCCATCTTGATGTCGCTGATGGGCGGCAGGGGATTCGGTCTGGAAATCATCGAGCGGGTGAGGGAGAGGACGCACGGGAAGATCAGCCTGAACGAGGGCTCCGTGTATCCGGCGCTCAAGGCGCTCGAGCGGGAGGGCTTGCTGCGCAGCTTCGATGGAGAGCCCATGCCCGAGCGGGGCGGACGGCCACGGCGTTATTACGAGTTGACGGGGGAAGGGCGCAGGGTGGCGAGGGAACAGCGCACGGCATTGCTCAATCTGCTGCAGCCCGCGGAGGCAGTCTGA
- a CDS encoding proline dehydrogenase family protein — translation MDQATQLSRSALLFLSRQEGLKDVATGVPALRRISRRFIAGETLEEAVPAVKELNARGLSVSFDHLNEAVRNEAETRDEVREYQRLLARIDQVGVRGNVSLKLTQCGLLFDRELALANAREVVADAKRRGSFVRVDMEHGAVTQTTLDVVRALHREFGEPHVGAVLQSYLYRTEADARALCAERIRIRLCKGAYLEGPDVAYQDKRDVDENFLRVMRILLDSGVYHGIATHDERMIHETLAYARKKGLPRGAFEFQMLYGIRRDLQERLAAEGHPVRVYVPYGRHWYPYFMRRLAERPANVWFVMKNLVKG, via the coding sequence ATGGACCAGGCCACCCAACTGTCCCGCTCCGCCCTGCTGTTCCTCTCGCGCCAGGAGGGCTTGAAGGATGTCGCCACCGGCGTGCCGGCCCTGCGGCGCATCTCCCGGCGCTTCATCGCCGGTGAGACGTTGGAGGAAGCCGTGCCCGCGGTGAAGGAGTTGAACGCGCGTGGGCTGTCGGTCTCCTTCGACCACCTCAACGAGGCGGTGCGCAACGAGGCCGAGACACGCGACGAGGTGCGCGAGTACCAGCGCTTGCTGGCGCGCATCGACCAGGTGGGCGTGCGCGGCAACGTGTCCCTGAAGCTCACGCAGTGCGGACTGCTCTTCGACCGGGAGCTCGCCCTGGCCAACGCGCGCGAGGTGGTGGCCGACGCGAAGCGGCGCGGCTCGTTCGTGCGCGTGGACATGGAGCACGGCGCGGTGACCCAGACGACGCTGGACGTGGTGCGCGCGCTGCACCGGGAGTTCGGCGAGCCGCACGTGGGCGCGGTGCTCCAGAGCTACCTCTACCGCACCGAGGCCGATGCGCGCGCCCTGTGCGCCGAGCGCATCCGCATCCGTCTGTGCAAGGGCGCCTACCTGGAAGGGCCCGACGTGGCGTACCAGGACAAGCGCGACGTGGACGAGAACTTCCTGCGCGTCATGCGCATCCTGCTCGACAGCGGGGTGTACCACGGCATCGCCACGCACGATGAGCGGATGATTCACGAAACGCTGGCGTATGCCCGGAAGAAGGGGCTGCCGCGCGGCGCGTTCGAGTTCCAGATGCTCTATGGCATCCGCCGCGACCTGCAGGAGCGACTGGCGGCCGAGGGCCACCCGGTACGCGTCTACGTGCCGTACGGCAGGCACTGGTACCCGTACTTCATGCGCCGGCTCGCCGAGCGTCCCGCGAACGTCTGGTTCGTGATGAAGAACCTGGTGAAGGGATAG
- a CDS encoding hemerythrin domain-containing protein: MLSGKHRELLACLETLETGGGGVPPEARVEALLDALRLHIRLTERHLQPLIVRVEGHARALQEAELLLTMHELMAELEWFPRGGLEWQVRLLALGDAALAHIRSLELQLFPRLDAALDDREEQDLVRALAATREALCLEMRRTRHGLGALDHADPCSIAT, from the coding sequence ATGTTGTCAGGGAAGCACCGGGAGCTGCTGGCGTGCCTCGAGACGCTGGAGACGGGTGGGGGTGGGGTGCCGCCAGAGGCGCGGGTCGAGGCGCTGCTCGATGCGCTTCGGCTTCACATCCGGTTGACGGAACGCCACCTGCAACCACTGATAGTGCGGGTGGAGGGGCATGCTCGAGCCTTGCAGGAGGCCGAGCTCCTCCTGACGATGCATGAGCTGATGGCCGAGCTGGAGTGGTTTCCGCGAGGCGGCCTGGAGTGGCAGGTGCGGCTATTGGCCCTCGGGGACGCGGCGCTGGCGCATATCCGCTCGTTGGAGCTGCAGCTCTTTCCCCGGCTGGACGCGGCCCTCGATGACCGGGAGGAGCAGGACCTCGTCCGGGCCCTGGCGGCCACACGCGAGGCTTTGTGCTTGGAAATGCGGCGCACGCGTCATGGGTTGGGGGCGTTGGATCACGCCGATCCCTGCTCAATCGCTACCTGA